The Fusarium oxysporum f. sp. lycopersici 4287 chromosome 6, whole genome shotgun sequence DNA segment GGAGGACAGAGGTAAGGCGCAAGTAGGAGAAGTGCGTCAAGCTATCGAAGAAAAGGTGCGGGCGAGGGAAGGCGGCCAACCGAACTGGCGATGCGCAGCCGTGGTGAAGGATGTAAGGAACGAAGATCGCATCAAGGTAGTGTGCCGAGACGAGGCGGAGCTGCAGCTTGTCAGGGAGGCGGCAGAGAGGACGATGGTGAAGGGCGTGAGGGTTCTCAGAAACCAGCTATACCCGGTCAAGGTCGACGGTGCAAACAGGACGGCGGTTCTAGATTCATCTGGCAATATTCTGCCTGGTGCAGCCGAAGCTCTAGGAAAAGAGAATGTAGTGACGATAGCCAAGATGCACTGGCTCAGCAATAAGGAGAACGGGAAGATGTACGGCTCGATGGTGATCTATGTCACCAAGGCGAGCGATGCGCGACGACTTCTTGACGAGAGATACTTCCACCTCGCCGGAGAGTCGGCCAGCACTAATGTCTTTGAGCGACGCCAAGGCCCCGACCAATGCTACAACTGCTGGGAGACTGGCCATAAAGCCTTTGCCTGCAGTAAAACACAACGATGCGGCAAGTGTGCGGAGACGGGACATCGCCATCGAGACTGCCAAGCGGTCGAACCAAAGTGTGTTCCATGCGGAGGACCACACGAGTCGTTCAGTCAAAACTGTCGGGTGCGACAACTACACATCACTGATGGGCACTGACCTGCGAATCTTCCAGCTCAACGTGCACAAGAAGGATGTGGTGCAGCTGAGCATGATGAACGACAGAGACTTGCAGGACTATGCGGTGCTGGCAGTCGCTGAGCCGTACGCCTTGAATATTGAAGGATCGGTGGTGACGACACCAAACAGTCACAGGAACTGGATCAAGTATATACCTACAAAGAGACACGACATGCAGTGGCCGATACGCAGCATGCTCTGGATACGGAGCGACCTAGAGGCGGAACAAGTGCCGATACCATCGGCTGACCTCACGGGGGCGATACTTCGGTGGCCCGACCGGGAGGTCTTGGTGGTATCGGTATACGTGGCAGGGAAAGATGAGGAGGCCCTACGTACTGCCATGAGGCAACTACATGCGATCATCGGGAGCTTCCGTAACAGCACGGGAAAGAGGACGGACGTCATCCTAGCCGGCGACTTTAACCGGCACGATCAGCTCTGGGGAGGCGACGATGTGACCGGGTAGGAGACAAGGTGAGGCGGGGCCGATCATCGACCTCATGGATGAGCATGGTCTACTCAGTCTTCTCCCACGAGGAACGAAGACGTGGGAAGGACCGGGTGGTGAGAGCACGATCGACTTGACGCTCGCATCAGCCGAGCTGGCAGACGAGATGGTACACTGCGGCATCTATCCGACCGAGCATGGATCAGATCACAGGGCTATCCAGGCAGAGTTTGATCTCGCGATGCCCGAGAGAACAGCGGAACCAAGGTTTGTTGTTCAAAAATGCACCGTGGAACGCAATCAGGGAAAGGGTGAAGGAAAAGCTCTCACCACTTCCGTGGGATGGTGATGTCCAGTCACAGACAGGTTGATGGATGTGGTCCTCGATGCGATCCACGATCTAGTCCCACGTGCGAAGCCATCACCGTACGCAAAGAGATGGTGGACAACAgatctcaccaagcttcGTAGGACGTACACGTTCTGGAGGAACCTGGCAAGGGCCCGGCGTCGGGCCGGTCAACGGATTGACAGCCTGGAAGATCGAGCCAAAGAAACGGGTAAAGAGTACCATGATGCTATGaaaagacagaagaagacgcACTGGGACGACTTTCTCGCCGATGGGACCAACATCTGGCAAGCCGCCAAGTACCTCAAACCCGGACATGATGCGAACGGTGATAAGGTGCCTCCGCTGAAGAGAACTGATGGAACAACGACGCAGGACAAAGTCGAACAGGCGGAGGAACTGCTCAACGTCTTCTTCCCGCCGCTGCCAACAGacatagaagaagaaggcccgCGACCACGGCGCAGAGAAGTGGCCATGCCGAACCTCAcgatggaggaggtggaggagaaggtgATGGAAGCCAAGGCGTGGAAGGCGCCCGGTCAAGACGGACTGCCAGCCATGGTATGGAAGCAGCTGTGGCCGGTGGTGAAGGAACGGGTCCTGCATCTGTTTCGGACATCACTGGATACAGGGCGATTGCCTAGCCAGTGGAGGACGGCCAAAATCATCCCACTCAAGAAACCGAACAAAGGCGACTATAAGATAGCCAAGGCATGGAGACCGATCTCGCTTCTATCGACGCTGGGCAAGATCCTGGAAACAGTAGTGGCGGACCGTATATCGCACGCCGCCGAGACGTACGGACTCTTACCCACCAATCACTTTGGTGCGAGAAAGAGGCGATCGGCAGAGCAGGCTCTACTGCTCTTCCAGGAACAGGTCTACAAAGCATGGCGCAATCGCAAAGTGGTCAGTCTCGTTAGCTTCGACGTCAAAGGAGCTTACAACGGCGTGTTCAAGGACAGGTTGCTGCAGAGACTCGAGGCGCGTGGTATACCCAAGGGGCTGATCAGGTGGATCGATGCCTTCTGCTCATACCGCACGGCTACCATCACGGTGAATGGCTACACATCAGCGCTACGGGAACTGCCACAAGCTGGCCTCCCACAAGGGTCACCACTATCGCCGATACTGTTCCTGTTCTTCAATGCAGACTTAGTGCAGAGCAGGATAGACTCGAACGGAGGCTCGATTGCGTTTGTCGACGACTACTCAGCCTGGGTCACAGGTCCGACGGCCGAAGACAACAGAGAGGGCATTCAGGCCATCATCGACCGTGCACTGGACTGGGAAAGACGCAGCGGAGCGACATTTGAGTGCGACAAGACGACCATCGTGCACTTTACCCGCGTCATCGACCGTACCAGCCGCATACCGTTCACGATCAAGGGAGATGTGATCAAGCCGAAGCGGAAGGCCAAAATTCTGGGCGTCATCATGGATGCAGGACTAAGATTCAAGAAACACATGGCTGAAGCGGCCACCAGAGGTCTCACGGCGGCCATGTGCCTGAGAAGTCTGAGGATGCTATCTCCACGCACGGCTAGGCAGCTGTTTACGGCGACCGTCGCTCCGGCGATGGACTACGCTTCGGTCGTGTGGTCGCATGCACGAAACGAAAGAGCACTGAGCTGGTTCAACAGGGCTCAGAAGATAGGAGCACGAGCCATCACGGGTGCTTTCCGGACAGTCGCGACAGCAGTGATGGAGGCAGAAGCCAACATACAGACGGTATGCGAGCGACATGCTCAAGCAGGCATGCGGATgtacatcaacatcaagacgGTGCCAAAGACGCACCCGCTAGCAGCCCTCAAGGTGTCGGCGAGTCGAAGATACATGTcaccgttgaagaagctggcgcTTGCGTATGAAGGCAGCGGAACGGAGCGGATGGAAACGATTGAGGCCTATGCGGTACCACCGTGGTACAACCGGGTGCCGCTTGTACGCGAGGCCGATCGTGAAGCGGCAAAAATAGCTGCAAAGAACGTCAACGACATTGCCATCGCGACCAGTGCTTCCGACAGGGGAGGTCTAGTGGGTATGGGCGGCATCGTGGCCCAAAGATCGCCTGGTCAAACAGACAGGATGGTGGCCAGGTACTCGGCCACGCTCGGGTCACGAGACGATCAGAACCCGTACACCGCCGAACTGGAGGCGATAGCGATGGCATTGCGATGCATGCCGGATGGTCTACAATGTCGAGAGCTTACGGTGCTGTCAAGTAGCCAGTCGTCACTCAAGGCGATTGCCCGACCGCAACAGCAATCAGGCCAGACCTCCATACGTCAGATCTACGAGCACATCGAGCGACTGAGAAAGGGAAACAATAGAGTCAAGATGATCTGGGTACCATCCAGAGACGATGACCTCAGCATGAGTCGTGAAGCAAAGAgacaagccaagaaggctacCAGAGCGGGATGCACGCCGCAATCGCTACCGTACCAGGCCCGCTCCACGCGGCTCAGGCTGGCAGTGTCGCAGCTGCATCAGCAACGGAAACTACCCAACAATGTAGGCAACTACTCCAAACGGATAGATCGGGCCCTACCAGGCAAA contains these protein-coding regions:
- a CDS encoding hypothetical protein (At least one base has a quality score < 10) → MDLNPAIDTSRVSEEDRGKAQVGEVRQAIEEKVRAREGGQPNWRCAAVVKDVRNEDRIKVVCRDEAELQLVREAAERTMVKGVRVLRNQLYPVKVDGANRTAVLDSSGNILPGAAEALGKENVVTIAKMHWLSNKENGKMYGSMVIYVTKASDARRLLDERYFHLAGESASTNVFERRQGPDQCYNCWETGHKAFACSKTQRCGKCAETGHRHRDCQAVEPKCVPCGGPHESFSQNCRLNVHKKDVVQLSMMNDRDLQDYAVLAVAEPYALNIEGSVVTTPNSHRNWIKYIPTKRHDMQWPIRSMLWIRSDLEAEQVPIPSADLTGAILRWPDREVLVVSVYVAGKDEEALRTAMRQLHAIIGSFRNSTGKRTDVILAGDFNRHDQLWGGDDVTG